From a single Arachis hypogaea cultivar Tifrunner chromosome 3, arahy.Tifrunner.gnm2.J5K5, whole genome shotgun sequence genomic region:
- the LOC112734732 gene encoding protein OBERON 3: protein MIGGKELGNGGVDSADESSRSKLTRPNFEPSREYPDKKGVEFLRDSEMGGVHSKATSSSMVGGASSGLQELTLSYLCDAQGLGLAADKDIPIPGKSFLLNNHCLEKVVSHKGKEILVSENSNHVDGGKFVERDFLSLSDTRENNSSKRSVEEEEEEQESNREKKPRLETLNLSLALPDVSLSLTASNALQNGADQQQPQPLRPKPTRPSTTTWSNNDCTATASLSYSYSHPFSHNPSCSLTRNSTDNFDYSVSKDDQIWNCGEGTNGSVHSRFKPIGDGVGFSNHGGGISSFMQGNSQFKTTSSDNHSFFPSELPARPRFEAQSGDSRGRNSENVRILEGLDGGGKMKKLSRPERILREVVSESVPAAALMIQELADEVIASTKEYLKNLIEKPDKKDELVSLQSRLERRSDLSKETLSKCHKVQLEILVSVKMGLASFLYGKIQLSEMVEVFLYRRCRNVNCKSLLPVDDCDCKICSGNKGFCSSCMCPICLNFDCASNTCSWVGCDVCSHWCHAVCGIQRNLIKPGPSLKGPAGTSEMQFHCIGCGHASEMFGFVKDVFMCCAKDWGLETLMKELDCVRKIFRGSEDRKGKELHVKTDDMLLKLQTKMASPSDACNYITQFFNYADNLPDFPLSAISAKDMASSQSNITKDTPSLPKTSSLMPKYAYDMSYSRPHSGALPNDLHQKDFKASILSELKTEADFQLGALLRKGGLDSLESIVRIKEAEAKMFQTKADEARREAEGFQKMIRTKTAQMEEEYAEKLAKLCLHETEEMRRKKLEELKVLEGSHYDYYKMKKRMQDEIDGLLERMEATKQQWV, encoded by the exons ATGATTGGAGGTAAGGAACTTGGTAATGGTGGTGTTGACTCTGCGGATGAAAGCTCAAGAAGCAAGCTGACAAGGCCGAATTTTGAGCCCAGCAGGGAGTACCCGGATAAGAAAGGTGTTGAATTTCTGAGAGATTCAGAGATGGGTGGTGTTCACTCAAAGGCCACAAGCAGCAGCATGGTTGGTGGTGCCAGCTCAGGATTGCAAGAACTCACCCTGAGCTACCTCTGCGATGCACAAGGGCTGGGTCTTGCTGCTGATAAGGATATTCCTATTCCTGGTAAGAGCTTCTTGCTGAATAATCATTGTTTAGAAAAAGTTGTTAGCCACAAGGGCAAAGAGATTCTTGTTTCCGAGAATTCAAATCATGTTGATGGTGGTAAATTTGTTGAAAGAGATTTCTTGAGCCTGAGTGATACCAGAGAGAATAACTCCTCAAAGCGATCggttgaggaagaagaagaggagcaaGAGAGTAATAGGGAGAAGAAGCCAAGGCTTGAGACACTGAATCTCTCTCTTGCTTTGCCTGATGTCTCACTCTCTCTCACCGCTTCAAACGCCTTACAAAACGGTGCTGATCAGCAACAACCACAACCGCTTCGGCCTAAACCTACCAGGCCCTCAACTACAACATGGTCTAATAATGATTGCACAGCAACAGCTTCTTTGTCTTACTCTTACTCTCACCCTTTCTCACACAACCCAAGTTGCTCGCTTAcccgcaattcaactgataatttTGACTACTCTGTGAGTAAGGATGACCAAATTTGGAATTGTGGGGAGGGGACTAACGGTTCTGTTCACAGTAGGTTCAAGCCAATTGGAGATGGGGTTGGGTTTTCCAATCATGGTGGTGGTATTAGCTCCTTTATGCAGGGAAATAGCCAGTTTAAGACTACTAGTTCGGATAATCATTCCTTTTTCCCTTCTGAATTGCCTGCCAGACCAAGATTTGAAGCTCAATCTGGGGACTCGAGGGGTAGGAATTCCGAGAATGTGAGAATCTTGGAAGGGTTAGATGGTGGGGGGAAGATGAAGAAGCTCTCAAGGCCTGAGAGGATCCTGAGGGAAGTTGTTTCTGAGTCTGTTCCCGCCGCAGCACTGATGATTCAGGAGCTTGCTGATGAAGTCATAGCTTCAACCAAGGAATACCTGAAGAATCTCATTGAGAAGCCTGACAAGAAAGATGAATTGGTCAGCCTACAAAGCAGGCTTGAAAGAAGATCTGACCTCTCCAAAGAGACTCTTTCCAAGTGCCATAAGGTGCAGTTGGAGATTCTGGTTTCTGTCAAGATGGGGCTTGCAAGCTTCTTATATGGTAAAATTCAATTATCTGAGATGGTAGAGGTTTTCTTATATAGGAGATGTAGGAATGTTAACTGCAAGAGTCTGCTTCCTGTTGATGACTGTGACTGCAAGATTTGCTCAGGGAATAAGGGATTTTGTAGTTCGTGTATGTGTCCTATTTGTTTGAACTTCGATTGCGCAAGCAATACTTGTAGTTGGGTTGGTTGTGATGTTTGTTCCCATTGGTGCCATGCTGTCTGTGGCATTCAGAGGAACCTCATCAAGCCCGGTCCGAGCTTGAAGGGACCTGCGGGGACCTCAGAAATGCAGTTTCATTGTATTGGCTGTGGACATGCTTCTGAAATGTTTGGGTTTGTTAAGGATGTGTTCATGTGTTGTGCAAAGGATTGGGGACTTGAAACCTTGATGAAGGAGCTCGACTGTGTGAGGAAGATTTTTAGGGGAAGTGAAGACCGTAAAGGGAAAGAATTGCATGTCAAAACTGATGACATGCTGTTAAAGCTTCAAACTAAAATGGCTTCTCCTTCAGATGCCTGCAATTATATCACACAATTTTTCAACT ATGCAGATAACTTGCCAGACTTTCCCCTTTCTGCCATATCTGCAAAGGATATGGCATCATCTCAATCCAACATTACGAAAGACACACCATCTCTTCCAAAAACTAGTTCCCTAATGCCTAAATATGCTTATGACATGAGCTATTCTAGGCCACATTCTGGTGCCTTGCCAAATGATCTTCAtcaaaaggacttcaaagctTCCATATTAAGCGAACTAAAAACTGAGGCTGATTTCCAACTGGGGGCTTTGCTAAGGAAAGGTGGACTTGACAGCTTGGAGAGCATTGTTCGGATAAAGGAGGCGGAAGCGAAAATGTTTCAGACGAAGGCGGATGAAGCAAGGAGGGAGGCAGAAGGGTTCCAGAAGATGATCAGGACAAAGACCGCGCAGATGGAAGAAGAGTATGCCGAAAAGCTAGCCAAACTGTGTTTGCATGAGACTGAGGAAATGAGGAGGAAGAAACTAGAAGAACTCAAAGTCTTGGAAGGTTCCCATTATGATTACTATAAGATGAAGAAGAGAATGCAAGATGAGATAGATGGTTTATTGGAGAGAATGGAAGCAACAAAGCAGCAAtgggtttaa